One segment of Sporichthyaceae bacterium DNA contains the following:
- a CDS encoding GDSL-type esterase/lipase family protein — translation MTAPVYVSLGDSLVSGDGVGQETQPEQAWAGLLAAAAGARFVGLARGGAPIAAVLREQLPQARALSPRVACVSAGMNDLFRSGGAARADDALEQLVCGLRDAGITVVIGRLHDPTCRLRLPEKAGRAVREHVARINARLDRLAADPGVLLLDFAALLDRDECWAVDRMHPSGYGHRVLAAGAAQRIGVTQPVPLGVPPRAATSAAFYRWVLRHGVPWLALRTPELVGSPMLRRRARRS, via the coding sequence GTGACCGCGCCGGTGTATGTCTCGCTCGGGGACAGCCTGGTCTCCGGTGACGGGGTCGGGCAGGAGACGCAGCCCGAGCAGGCCTGGGCGGGTTTGCTGGCCGCGGCCGCGGGCGCGCGCTTCGTGGGTCTGGCCCGCGGTGGAGCGCCGATTGCCGCGGTGTTGCGCGAACAACTGCCGCAGGCTCGGGCGTTGTCACCGCGCGTTGCCTGCGTCAGCGCGGGCATGAACGATCTGTTTCGCTCCGGCGGCGCGGCCCGGGCCGACGACGCCCTCGAGCAGTTGGTGTGCGGGCTGCGCGACGCCGGGATCACGGTGGTGATCGGGCGTCTGCATGACCCGACCTGTCGGTTGCGCCTGCCCGAGAAGGCCGGCCGGGCGGTGCGGGAACACGTGGCCCGCATCAACGCACGGTTGGACCGGCTGGCCGCCGACCCCGGTGTGCTGCTGCTCGATTTCGCGGCGCTGCTCGATCGCGACGAATGCTGGGCGGTGGATCGGATGCATCCGTCCGGATACGGGCACCGCGTGTTGGCGGCCGGCGCGGCGCAGCGCATCGGGGTGACCCAACCGGTGCCGCTGGGTGTTCCGCCGCGCGCGGCGACATCCGCTGCGTTCTACCGGTGGGTCCTGCGGCACGGCGTGCCGTGGTTGGCGCTGCGCACCCCGGAACTGGTGGGATCACCGATGCTGCGGCGGCGGGCCCGCCGGTCA